From the genome of Nocardia mangyaensis:
ACATCGTGCCGGCGATCTGGTCGGCACGCTGTGCGAGGATCGGGAATCGGTGGAACGCGACCTCTTCGATCTCGTCGTAGGTCTTGCCGGTGAAGGTCATCATCAGCAGGTTGTCGCGAACCGACAGGTTGGGGAAGACGCCGCGGCCCTCGGGGATCAGACAGACCCCGGCGGCGGCGAGATCGCGGGGGTCGACCCCGGTGACGTCACGGCCGCCCAGGACCAGTCGGCCGGTCGTGACGGGCCGTACTCCCGCCGCGACGCGCAGCGCGGTCGTCTTGCCCGCACCGTTGGGCCCGAGCAACGCGACCACTGTGCCCGCATCGACTCGAAGGTCGACGCCGTACAGCACGGTGATGGCGTCGTACGCCGCGTGCACACCGTGCAATTCGAGGGTGGAGCTCATCCTTCTCCTAGGTAAGCGGCGAGTACGGCGGCGTCACGACGGATCACCTCGGGCGGACCGGAACTGATGATCTTGCCGAGATCGAGCACGTAGAGCTGATCGCAGACATTCATGACCAGGCCCATATCGTGTTCGACGAGCAGGACCGCGACGCCGTCGTCGGCCAGTGATCGCAGCAGCGCGGCGAACCGCTCGGTTTCGGTGTGGTCGAGACCGGCCGCGGGCTCGTCGAGCAGGACCACGCTGGGCCGGGCCGCCATCGCCCGGCCCACCTCGACCAGTCGACCGGTGCCGGTCGGCAGATCGTCGGCGGAGGTGTCGGCGACGTCATCCAAGCCGAGCCTGCCGAGCAGGTCGTCGACGATCGCACCGGCCTCGCGCCGATGCCGTCCGAGCTCAGCGGCGACCAGCAGATTGTCGCGAACGCTCAAGCGACCGAACAGTTCCAGCCGCTGAAAGGTCCGCGCCAGCCCGTGTCCGGCCCGGCGGGAGGGGCCGAGCCTGGTCACGTTCCGGCCGTTCATCGTGACTCGGCCGGTCACCGGTCGCCGCAATCCGCAGATCACGTCGAACAGGGTGCTCTTGCCCGCGCCGTTGGGCCCGATGAGACCGGTCACCCGGCCCGCCTCGGCACACAGCCCGGCCTGGTCGAGGGCGCGGTGACCGCCGAAGGTCACCGTGACCGCCTCAACTTCGAGTTGCGATCCCACGATCGAGCACCTCCTTGTCCGCTGTGGTCCACGGCCTGTCGATGCCGAGCCATTCGACGGGTACCACCACGGGTTCGGGCGGACGGTTGCGCGAAGTCGCCCAGCGCGGCACCACGATGACCGCGATCAGCGCGCCGGCGGTGAACACGTAGCCGTTGACGACATCGCCCAGGCGTGCCGCCCACAGCAGCACCAGCCCACCGACCAGCACAGCCATCGCGACCCGATCACGCAGGGCCGCGGCCCATTGGTGCCGTAGGTGGGCCAACGCGCCCTGGCCGAGGAACCCCCCGCTGAACGCGATGGCGCCCAGCGCGGGAACCACGTGCACGAGGTTGGTCAGTGCGGGGAACAACACCGGAAGCGCGTTGAGCGGCCCCGAATAGGCGGCGCCGGTGAACAACCCGCTGCCGACCGCGCCGAGCCCGGCGATGACCACGATCAGAAAGATCGGCAAGCCCGCGACGAAACCGAACTGTTCGGCGGTCACCGACCGCAACTGCATGCCGTAGAGCGCTCCGCCCAGTCCGGCGATCGCCGCCGACAGCGAGAACACCAGCATCTTGGCCGCCAGCAGGTTCCCGCCGAGGGTGGCGTAGGCGGCCTCACTGTCGCGCAACGCGATCAACCGTCGGCCGAGTCGGCTGCGCCGCAGCATCGCCACCCCGAACCCGGCCAGCCCGAGCACGACCGCCGCGAAGATCGTCACCTGGGTGGTGCTCGTCAATGGGGTCCCGAACAGACTGGGACCGACCAGATCCACCGATCCTTGCTCGAACAGCGCGATCCGCACGCCGAACACCTCGAACGAGGGCAGGGTGAAGATCCAGCGGTCGAGAATCACCGCGAACGCGGCGGTCCCGAGGGCCAGGTACACCCCCGACAACCGCAGCGCGGGTAGGGCGATCAGCGCGCCGACGGCGCCCGCGATCGCCATGGCGGCCAACAGCGCCCACCATTGTCCGTCGGGGCCCAGGTGCGCGTAGGCAACCGCGCCGATCCCGGCGATGCTCAACTGGCACAGCGAGATCTGGCCGGCGAAACCGGCGAGTGGGACGAACGACAGTGCGATCACCCCGAAGGCGAAGATCAGGCCGTAGGTGATCAGGTCCGATTCGCTGAGCAGCGTGGCGAGCATGACCCCGACCACCGCGACGACGACCGCGAACACCGCAGAACCACGCACGGTCGGCAGCGGCACCGGGCTCAACCGCCGATCACGCCCGCGCAGCCGTCCGTGCGGGAACAGCAGCAACGCGACCAGCAGCAGCAGCGCGGGCGCGGCCAGCCGCAATCCGGGCAGATACTCGTTCTGCGGCAGGTACCCGGTGAGATAGCTCTCCAGGCAGCCCACCACGATCGCGCCGAGGAAGGTCATCGGCAGACTCCGGAGCCGCCCGAAGATCGCCGCGCTGTAGGCGCTGACGATCAACAGCGACAGTTGCGCCGCGTCCAGCGCCACCATGGGCGCGATGAGGATGCCGCCCACGGCCGCCAGCTCGATGCCGAGCATCCAGGCCACCCGGTTGGCTCGCTGCGGATCGGCGCCGGTGAGCCCGACCAGGGCCCGGTCGTCGACGGTGGCACGCATCTCCGCGCCGGTTCTGGTCCGGTACAGCAGGATTCGCAGAGCGACGGCCACCGCGACCGCGACGATCATCGTCAGCGCCTGATGCCAGGTGATGGTCACCGACCCCAGCTGCAGTGGTCGCTGATCGGCGAAGAACCGCGGCAGCGTGCGCGCCACATCGGGACTCCAGATCCAGCGCGCGGTGAGCATCAGGCCGCTGAGCAGCGCCACGGTCATGACCAGCTTCTCGGCAT
Proteins encoded in this window:
- a CDS encoding ABC transporter ATP-binding protein, with translation MSSTLELHGVHAAYDAITVLYGVDLRVDAGTVVALLGPNGAGKTTALRVAAGVRPVTTGRLVLGGRDVTGVDPRDLAAAGVCLIPEGRGVFPNLSVRDNLLMMTFTGKTYDEIEEVAFHRFPILAQRADQIAGTMSGGEQQMLALARGLATDPAVLLLDELSMGLAPLVVERLYEQVAEIARQGVAVLVVEQFAAAVLDIADHAAVLVRGRIEYQGPADDELRRQLAALYLGSQ
- a CDS encoding ABC transporter ATP-binding protein, with the protein product MGSQLEVEAVTVTFGGHRALDQAGLCAEAGRVTGLIGPNGAGKSTLFDVICGLRRPVTGRVTMNGRNVTRLGPSRRAGHGLARTFQRLELFGRLSVRDNLLVAAELGRHRREAGAIVDDLLGRLGLDDVADTSADDLPTGTGRLVEVGRAMAARPSVVLLDEPAAGLDHTETERFAALLRSLADDGVAVLLVEHDMGLVMNVCDQLYVLDLGKIISSGPPEVIRRDAAVLAAYLGEG
- a CDS encoding ABC transporter permease subunit is translated as MEQFIAFGIVGLSTAAIYAIIGSGLVLTFTTTGVFNFAHGAAGMMSAFVYWQFTVGWGVPTPIAVALVLLVFAPLFGLAFAKALAPTQGLGDAEKLVMTVALLSGLMLTARWIWSPDVARTLPRFFADQRPLQLGSVTITWHQALTMIVAVAVAVALRILLYRTRTGAEMRATVDDRALVGLTGADPQRANRVAWMLGIELAAVGGILIAPMVALDAAQLSLLIVSAYSAAIFGRLRSLPMTFLGAIVVGCLESYLTGYLPQNEYLPGLRLAAPALLLLVALLLFPHGRLRGRDRRLSPVPLPTVRGSAVFAVVVAVVGVMLATLLSESDLITYGLIFAFGVIALSFVPLAGFAGQISLCQLSIAGIGAVAYAHLGPDGQWWALLAAMAIAGAVGALIALPALRLSGVYLALGTAAFAVILDRWIFTLPSFEVFGVRIALFEQGSVDLVGPSLFGTPLTSTTQVTIFAAVVLGLAGFGVAMLRRSRLGRRLIALRDSEAAYATLGGNLLAAKMLVFSLSAAIAGLGGALYGMQLRSVTAEQFGFVAGLPIFLIVVIAGLGAVGSGLFTGAAYSGPLNALPVLFPALTNLVHVVPALGAIAFSGGFLGQGALAHLRHQWAAALRDRVAMAVLVGGLVLLWAARLGDVVNGYVFTAGALIAVIVVPRWATSRNRPPEPVVVPVEWLGIDRPWTTADKEVLDRGIATRS